The segment TTTAGGATTTAAAATATTTAACATAAAACCTTTTATAACAATGTTCAAATAATTACTTTTTGAGTTTTTTTCAGAAATACTTAAAGCAGATGAAGAGTTCCACATTTGCCATGCTAAATATAGTAAATATCCTACTCCAAGAAACTTTACAACTTGGAAAGCAACTGCACTAGTATGAAAAATAGCAGCTAAACCAAGGCTACTAGCTAATAAAGCAGGGACAATACCTAATGTGCAACCTAATGCGGCAAAAAAACTAGCACGTTTTCCAGAAAACAAACCTGTAGCAATAGTATATAAAACTCCCGTACCAGGAATTAAAACAACTATTAATGATGTAATTAAAAACTCATAAGACAACATTAGATATCTCCTTTTCTATTTGTGCAATTTATTATATATACTTGCTTGCTGTAAGTAAAAATATTAGATATCCACCTTGAGGCTTATAGGCAATACTTGCATCTTGGATTTTTACATTTTTAAAACCAACATTTTTTGCTATTTTTACAACCTCATCTCTGTCAAATCCAAAATGATATACCCCTGTATCTTCTGTGTGAAAACTACCATCTTCTATATCTAAATCTGCTAAAGCTATTGTTCCATTTTCATTTAATATATTATAAAAATCTTTAAACAAATTTTCTATATTTTCAATATGATGTAGGGTCATTGATGAAATTATTGAATCAAATTTTTTTTCTAATTTAGTTTTTGCTAAATCAATTTCTAAAATTTCAAGATTACAATCAATCAAGTCTCTTTTATCATTTAATTTTTTATTCATTGATGGTGACAAGTCAATAGCTGTAATACTTTTAACAAATGGAGCGATTTTTTCTAATAATAATCCAGTACCTGACCCAAAATCTATTATTTCCATTGATTTATCAAAATCAATCTCTTTTGTTATTAAATTAGCTATGTTTTGAACATTATCAACTCTATTTTTATCTTTTTCATAATTGTTTGATTTATCTTGAAAAAAATCTTTACTCATTTTATTCCTTGTAAAAAGTTCTGATTATCTAATATTATAATATGCTTTTTCTTCTAGTATTTTTTTATAATTTAATTCAAATAAGTCAGAAAAGTTTTTAATTGTATTTTTAAATTCTTGTGTTGAAAATTTTTCATTTTTAGGATTTAAAATATCCATGATTCTATCTCTTATATCTTTTAAACTAATATCTTGATTGCTAGGTTGTAACTGCCCATCTACTACCATTGGTAACTTAATAAATAATATTGATGCGGTCATTACATCTTTAAAATCCATAGAATTAAAGGTTTCGACTAAAGCTTTTTTTTCATCATTTCCTAATGACTGAGGAATCATTCCTGATGTTTTTGCTATACCATCTTCTGTTACTCCATCATTATTAAAATCATATTTTTCATAATGGTGTAGAAGTAAATTATATGCACCTTCATCACTTAGATTATCTACATTAATTTCATCAGCAAGTCTTGTATAGTTTTGCAAGGTAGATAATTCCTCTTTTGTTAGAGAATTTAAAAAGTCTTTTGCATTTGACATATTTACATTATTTGCATTTGCCTTGTTGTATATAGCTTCAAACCCCTCTTTAAATGGTTCTCTAACTTCATAAAAACTATCTGCCATTTTTAGATTTTTTACTATACTTACATGTTCTGCGTAGTTTGTATTTGTGTTCATGAAAGTTCCTTTTTTATTTTAATAAGGTTTAAAATAAGTAAATAGATTGTTCATTAGACAACTTATTGGTATTACATTATATATAAATAATATATAAAGGCACTTAATGTAAAAACATATTATTTTTTGTTTTTTTTCCTAGAAGCTTTTGCCATTTTAGCTTTTTTCTTTGCTTTTTCTTTATTTATACTTGCTGCTTTTCTTGCATTTACAACTTGATCTTTTACTGTTGTATCTTTTGAAAAAGTTTTTGGAGTAGAGTTACTTCCTAATTTGATAAGGTCAACTTTTGAATTTTTTACACTATTGTTATTTTGACTTTTAGCCATTTTTTATCCTGATATTTATTAAAAGCGAATTATAATCTTTTTCAACTGATTTTCTAAATTGTTTGCAGTTGAAAAGTATAACACCATGTACACATGGGGTCCATTACATATATAAATTTCATCTTTACCTCGACTAAAATTTTAAAAGTGAGTTCCACGTCCCTGAATTATATACATTTTCAAAACCTTTTGACAATAAAAGCCTTTTTGCTAATCCACTTCTACTTCCACTTGCACAACAAAGAATTATGGGTTTATTATTATCTAACTCATTTATTCTACTATCAAGTAATTCTAATGGAATGTTTATACTACCTTCTTTGTGAGCTGAAGTAAACTCATCTTTTGTTCTAACATCAATAATTTGTCCACCCTCTTTCAAAAGAGCTGGTACAAGTTTTAATACCTTGTATTGAGTATATTTTTTATAAGCTATAAAAGCTATTATTGCAATGATAGGATATATTATAGTTTCATTCAAAACTTTTCCTTATTTAAACTATTTGAGAATTGAATTATATCCATTTGAGTTTAATTCTTACCCTATTTTAACTATTTATTTTTTGAGATAATGGGAAATACAAAGAATATTAAATTTTATACACAAACTAATAAACAAATTTTTTAATTTGTAATAAAATAATCAAAAAACTCAAAAACTTGGAGTATAAGTGAAATATATTTATATATTAAAAACTGGAGATACATTTGACAATACAAAGTATAATTATGGAGATTTTGAAGATTGGATTATTAGAGAATTAAAGATTCCTTCAAAATATATTAAAACAATAGATGTAAAAAATAATCAAACATTACCAAAACTAGTTAGTGCAAAAGGTTTTATAATTACAGGTTCACACTCAATGGTAAGTGAAGAATTAAATTGGAGTTTAAAGTTAGAAGAATATATAAGAAAAATCAAGCAAGCAAATATACCACTATTAGGGATATGTTATGGACACCAGCTTATTGCAAAAGCTTTGGGAGGTTGTTCAAATTATAACAAAAACGGTAAAGAGATTGGAAGTGTAAAAATAAGACAACTTGCTAATGCAAAAAAAGATTTATTGTTCAAAAATATTCCTTTAAAATTTTATGCCCATGAAACTCACTATCAAAGTGCAATAAAACTTCCAAAAGGTTCGATTGTTTTAGCTAAAAATTCACATGAAAAACATCAAGCAGTAAGATTTAGTAATTGTATTTGGGGAGTTCAATTTCATCCTGAATTTAATATTACAGTTATGAAAGAATATATTGTAAAACAAAAAGAGAGTTTAGATAATCTAGGAATTGATATAAATAATCTACTAAAAAATGTAAAAAATTGTAGTGTGAGTAGTAAAGTTCTAAATAATTTTGAAAAGATATTGAAATAAAAGCAATAATTACCTTTTATTTTTTGGTTTATTGTATAAAAATAAAATTAAAATAGTATATACTTTCAGCAAAGAAGGAAATATATGTACACTGATGATTTAGCAATAATTGACAAAAAAATAGATGAACTTATAAATGATAAAACCATATACAACTTTGAAATTCTAAAAGAAAAAATAATAGAAATATTAAATGGTGTAGAGATGTTTATGATAGAAAATGAACTAGATTCAAAAGCAATTGATTTATACCTAAAAAAAGTAATTACAAAAAGAAATGAACTAGTAAAACAAAAAGAAAAATCAATTCTTCAAGATACAAAAGAAAACAGATATAAAATTATTGAAGAGATTTGTAAAAAATGTGACTTTCAAACAAAAGAAGAATTAATTCAAAAAATTGAAGAACTTGAGAAAAAGAATATTTATGAACTCGATGAGATATTAAATAGATAATACCTTTATTTCAATAATTATTGTAAAAGTGGAGATTCATCCTCTGGGGTGTTATTTTCTTAATGATTATAAGTACTTTTTTGCCTAGTTCCAAAGCTCCGGCTTTGGAATGAATACCAATATATAATTTACTTTTATATGCATTCCCAAGTAAAACTTGGGAATGAGCTAGAGTTTTGAACATTCCAATTTATTTGTTTTAATATACTCGTCAATTTTATAAGAATTTGCAAACCATATAAAATTATTAGCATAAACTTTTAAATTAGTCATATTTTTATCTAGAGTAGTTATCTCTGCTCCAAATGTATAAAATTCTTTATTAATATGTATATAGAATTGAATTGAATTAGCTTCTATTTTTTTTACATAATCAGAAGGTTGTAACCTGTCAATTTCTGTTACTGAACCGTTTACTGAAGTTGTAATTGTTTCTTTATTTCTATGATGACATTTCTGCATATACTCTTCTACTTTTTTTTCTACATCAGAAATACTTGTATTATATGTGTATAATTTAAAATCATCTTTTTTTGCAATTTTTAACGCTTCTGGAGAAGTATAAGAACAAGCAGTATAAAAAATTGGAACCGTTAAAATAAAAAATATATTTTTTATTTTTTTTGATGTTTTTAGCATAATTATAATTCCTTTTTATTTATTGGCATAAATATTTATTTAGATTATATATAAAAAACGTCACAATTTGCGTCACAAGAATTAGAAAATTAAAAAAATTTAGTGATTTATTCTAAAGCTAGAGAAAAGTGATGTTAGAAATATTAGATTTTGAGTTTAGTCAAGGCGAAGATTGATTTTTTCTCGGAGCGTACACGCAGTACGTGAGAATAAAAAATCAATCTTCAACGAAGAATAAGCTAAAAAGATGATGTTTAAAACATCACTTTTTAGATGTGGTAGTTAGGTGCCTCGTTAGTAATCGTTACATCATGCACGTGACTCTCTTTAAGCCCAGCACTTGTAATCTCTACAAACTCTGCAGTTGCTTGGAAAGTAGGAATATCTTTACTTCCTAGGTATCCCATTGAACTTCTTAATCCTCCAACCATTTGGTGAATAATATCTCCAATAGAACCTCTGTATGGAACCATACCTTCAATCCCTTCTGGAACTAATTTATCAGCAGCAGTACCCTCTTGGAAATATCTATCAGTACTTCCTTTAGTCATTGCTCCAATTGAACCCATACCTCTGTATGATTTAAATTTTCTACCTTGAGAAAGGATAACTTCACCTGGAGATTCTTCAGTACCAGCTAATGCACTTCCCATCATAACTGCACTTGCTCCAACTGCTAATGCTTTTGAAACATCACCAGAGAATTTAATACCACCATCAGCGATAATTGGTGTACCAGTTTTTGCACCTTCAGCAGCACACTCATCAATTGCTGAAATTTGAGGAACACCAACACCTGCAACGATTCTTGTTGTACAAATAGAACCAGGTCCAATTCCAACCTTAACAGCATCTGCACCAGCTGCAATTAAATCAGCAGTTGCTTCTGCAGTTGCAACATTACCTGCAATAACTTCAACATCAAGTTCTGCTTTAATAGCTTTAACTGTATCTAAAATACCTTTTGAGTGACCATGAGCTGAATCAAGAACTAATACATCAACACCAACTTCAACAAGTGCTTTTGCTCTATCTAATTGACCAACACCAATAGCAGCCCCTACTCTTAATCTACCAAATTCATCTTTATTTGCATTTGGGTATTCTCTTCTTTTATTAATATCTTTGATTGTAATAAGACCTTTTAAATAACCCTCATCATCAATAATTGGTAATTTCTCTTTTTTACTTTGGTGCATAATATCTGCAGCTTCATCTAAAGTAGTTCCCTCTTTACCAGTGATTAATGGCATATAAGTCATTTTGTCTTGAACTAATTGAGTATAATCTTTAGTAAATCTCATATCTCTGTTTGTTAAAATACCTAATAATTTATTATCATCATCAACAACAGGTACACCAGAGATTTTGTAAGATGCCATAATATCTTCTGCATCTTGTAATGTTTGATGTTTTTTAATTGTTACTGGATCAATAATCATTCCA is part of the Arcobacter arenosus genome and harbors:
- a CDS encoding LysE family translocator translates to MLSYEFLITSLIVVLIPGTGVLYTIATGLFSGKRASFFAALGCTLGIVPALLASSLGLAAIFHTSAVAFQVVKFLGVGYLLYLAWQMWNSSSALSISEKNSKSNYLNIVIKGFMLNILNPKLSIFFLAFIPQFIPSNVHSVLNSMLLLGAVFMIMTFVVFVIYGFLSGLFSAYILKSEKASIFIQRFFATSFAALGLKLAFSERV
- a CDS encoding class I SAM-dependent DNA methyltransferase, producing the protein MSKDFFQDKSNNYEKDKNRVDNVQNIANLITKEIDFDKSMEIIDFGSGTGLLLEKIAPFVKSITAIDLSPSMNKKLNDKRDLIDCNLEILEIDLAKTKLEKKFDSIISSMTLHHIENIENLFKDFYNILNENGTIALADLDIEDGSFHTEDTGVYHFGFDRDEVVKIAKNVGFKNVKIQDASIAYKPQGGYLIFLLTASKYI
- a CDS encoding rhodanese-like domain-containing protein; protein product: MNETIIYPIIAIIAFIAYKKYTQYKVLKLVPALLKEGGQIIDVRTKDEFTSAHKEGSINIPLELLDSRINELDNNKPIILCCASGSRSGLAKRLLLSKGFENVYNSGTWNSLLKF
- a CDS encoding glutamine amidotransferase; amino-acid sequence: MKYIYILKTGDTFDNTKYNYGDFEDWIIRELKIPSKYIKTIDVKNNQTLPKLVSAKGFIITGSHSMVSEELNWSLKLEEYIRKIKQANIPLLGICYGHQLIAKALGGCSNYNKNGKEIGSVKIRQLANAKKDLLFKNIPLKFYAHETHYQSAIKLPKGSIVLAKNSHEKHQAVRFSNCIWGVQFHPEFNITVMKEYIVKQKESLDNLGIDINNLLKNVKNCSVSSKVLNNFEKILK
- the guaB gene encoding IMP dehydrogenase is translated as MRIRKRALTFEDVLLVPAKSEVLPKEVCLKTKLTKNISLNIPFVSAAMDTVTEYKAAIAMARLGGIGIVHKNMDVATQVLQCKKVKKSESGMIIDPVTIKKHQTLQDAEDIMASYKISGVPVVDDDNKLLGILTNRDMRFTKDYTQLVQDKMTYMPLITGKEGTTLDEAADIMHQSKKEKLPIIDDEGYLKGLITIKDINKRREYPNANKDEFGRLRVGAAIGVGQLDRAKALVEVGVDVLVLDSAHGHSKGILDTVKAIKAELDVEVIAGNVATAEATADLIAAGADAVKVGIGPGSICTTRIVAGVGVPQISAIDECAAEGAKTGTPIIADGGIKFSGDVSKALAVGASAVMMGSALAGTEESPGEVILSQGRKFKSYRGMGSIGAMTKGSTDRYFQEGTAADKLVPEGIEGMVPYRGSIGDIIHQMVGGLRSSMGYLGSKDIPTFQATAEFVEITSAGLKESHVHDVTITNEAPNYHI